In Toxoplasma gondii ME49 chromosome X, whole genome shotgun sequence, a single genomic region encodes these proteins:
- a CDS encoding hypothetical protein (encoded by transcript TGME49_227070): protein MSADMSQSDAFREMLARLNELEAVKRLLDYDVQTELLRKRENEDLCSSTEQEVADLESKIAECEKRLRQTSEQIRNHEEARAGIEKSIEHEMLAHASLKQELDETMTAKKHKTEDADRETFRRVCHVKELLHRLGAESGETTAGTTDAEARSGVDKAITLAHAQVDSKNLAAMKGDTLMSLLGAKDDVLLRTGYACFRQAKDSIDKNSELLDAAVVRLHKKCACESVLEEMDVDATVFELTLVDAVLKMELPESLRVSGEQLGRAEILRRLIGTENEWLCENPARLLGQAYLQKVLEEDR from the exons ATGAGTGCCGATATGAGTCAAAGCGATGCGTTCAGAGAGATGCTTGCCAG ACTTAACGAGCTGGAGGCTGTCAAGCGGCTTCTCGACTATGACGTGCAGACCGAACTTTTacggaaacgagaaaacgaggaccTATGTTCGTCC ACTGAACAGGAAGTGGCTGATCTGGAGTCCAAGATTGCCGAGTGCGAAAAACGCCTCAGGCAAACATCGGAACAGATTAGGAATCACGAAGAAGCGCGTGCGGGCATCGAAAAGAGCATCGAACACGAAATGTTGGCACACGCGTCATTGA AACAAGAATTGGATGAGACTATGACAGCTAAGAAACATAAAACCGAAGATGCCGACCGCGAAACCTTCCGGCGCGTCTGCCACGTGAAGGAGCTCCTGCATCGCTTGGGAGCGGAAAGTGGCGAAACCACCGCGGGAACTACAGACGCGG AGGCACGTTCTGGTGTTGACAAGGCCATCACCCTCGCGCATGCCCAAGTTGATTCAAAGAATCTAGCCGCCATGAAGGGCGACACCCTCATGAGCCTTCTTGGAGCAAAGGATGACGTCCTGCTAAGAACCGGTTATGCTTGTTTCAGA CAAGCCAAGGATAGCATTGACAAGAACTCTGAACTCCTAGACGCAGCAGTCGTCAGGCTCCATAAAAAATGTGCCTGTGAATCTGTTCTTGAAGAGATGGATGTCGACGCCACAGTCTTCGAATTAACGCTT GTAGATGCTGTATTGAAGATGGAACTACCTGAGTCCCTGAGGGTCTCCGGTGAGCAATTGGGGAGGGCGGAGATTTTGAGACGATTGATTGGCACCGAAAACGAATGGCTCTGCGAGAATCccgctcgtcttctcggGCAAGCATACCTGCAAAAAGttctggaagaagacagatgA